gaggaaactgaacactttgtcacccaggctggagtaaagtggcacgatctctgctcactgcaacctccgcctcccaggttcaagcaattttcctgcctcagcctcccaagtagctgggattacaggcgcctaccaccacacccagctaatttttgtatttttagtagagatggggtttcaccatgttggccaggctgctcttgaactcctgaccccaagtgatctgcctgccttggcctcccaaagtgctgggattagaagtgtgagccaccatgcccagctgaagaATCATTTTCAAACATTCCCATTTGCTTGATATAAAGAGTAGCTCACTGTTTGGGACCACACTCAGTTTAAGGATTATAATCCTGGCCAAAAGGGATGGGAAGTGGTGATAGGCTCTCACTGTGCAGATAGTATTGAGTGCTGTGTCAGCCCCAACGCTGAAGTCTGAGCCAGGGACATTGTTGGAGACTGTAGCAGGAATGACCACAAATGGGATGCAGAGCTCATCAAACTGCTTCCTGCCCTCCATCAGTTCCAGGCCCCCTGTGTAAGCCTAAGAAGAAGAGAGCACAAGGGCAGgattggggagagggagaggaggtaggagggagagaggaagaaatggtGGCAGGCACTCACCTCAAAGCCCCCAATGATGACAAGGCCCTGAATGTTAAACTTAGTTATATTGGCACTGATCTGTTCAAAGCTCTTCTTGGGTAGAGTCCTAGTTGATCAGTGATggcggggaggggaaggggaattgGAATTTGGGGAAGAGACAGGAAAATTGAGGGGGAGAAAAGCTAGAGTTagaggcattttatttttaatttcttgaccTGTGCCGCCCTCCCTAGCCCACCCTCTCAGTCCTATCCAAGGATACATACTGGAGCTCTAAGTTGCCAGAGCTGCTAAAGATGTTGAGATGGGCATGTCTGCCCTCATGGCAGCAACTGTGAGGTTGAGGGTGGAGGACCCAGACCAGGGTGGTTGAAGCAGACCATGGCATAATGAACCCACATCCAAGGGCAACTTTAAGAGGTGACTGGGAGGAGGTGCCTCTGCAGTGCTACTTACCTTTTAGTCCCAAGTTTAGAGCCACCTTGGCCAGTCCAGCCCCCAACATAGCTCCAGCCAGCTTCCTCTATCTGTGGGGATAAGCCACAGAGCTCTGCACAAGGCTAAAGCACTAGGAGGCCTGTGTGGGACTGGTGCCACTGCTTGAGTCCTAACCCTACCCCTGGATCCCCCTTGGTTGGAAAAAGTACACCAGGTATTAGCTTTTCCCCACGCACTGAACTTCTTCTACCCTTACTGCTCATTCACAAATATTAAGCATCTacctatgccaggcactgtgctgagcttTGGGACAGAGAATTAAATAAGACATGTTGTTTGCAATGGTTCACTGCAGTAATTCCTGCCTGTTCCTACTGCCCTAGTATTAAATATCTACTTCTGCCTGGAccctgagagaggagagagaggtagTGAGGAACAGAGGAAGCCAAGAGAATGGACAGGTCATTCTTGCTACACTTATCTTCCCCATGACTGCTCCTAGGTCCCAGAATAGTCCCCATACCTGCCCCTTGGCCAGGCCCTCGAAACCATCATGGACAACGAGCACTCGGTTGCCCTGGATAAGGCCAATCCTCACAGTGGAGCGAACAGCAGCATTCATGCCTGCAGCCGGAGCCCCCACGTTCATCACAGCCACTGTGTGCGAACCACTCTATACAGGAGGAAGCAGGGAAAAATGAGGACAGAAACCCAGCAGGGGAACAGGGAGGAGGTTAGTAAAGGAGGCAGAGCTCTAAGCCCTTGTCATCCAGGGATCAGGACATCTGCCTAAGACAACACAACACACACCCTTCTCCCAAGGAATGCCAGCACAGCTGGCTACCACATACATGGAAGCAAAATTCTTGATCACAGATcaataaataaagctgctgtccCCCATCTCAGATATCATTATTATACAATGAATGAGAGACCTTCCAGAGCAGCACTTCCCAAGTGTGTTCCTTGGATCACCTGCATCAGAATCCACTGGGGGAGCCTATTAAACCTGCAtattcctggcctctacccagATATGAATCTCCTCTGAGAGAGGGGCCCAGGAGTTTGCATGTTTAATAAGCAACCCAAACAATTCTGATATATACTTAATATTGAGAACCACTACTCCAGTGGAAGAAGTGGCTTAGGTACACTTAGATGTGATTATTCCCATATTTTCCCAGAGAAAAAGTACATAAGCCCTCTTTCCCATTCTTTGCATGCTATCTTGCCAGTCCTGAAGTGGGCATGGGTCTTGTGTTAGAGATATCCAGGGTACACTAAGAAGGGGGCTCTGGTATCTGGGGTGGTTAAGAGGAAATCATTATAATAGGGCCAGGCACCCAGCACTGAAGATCAGAGTCGGGCAGAGAAGTTGGCAAGGCTTATGTTGTATGGACTGTGGTAGCATTTATGAAGAGAgactgggggagggagaaggaaaaggggaGAGGGCAAGTCAACTTGCCAGTACCTTAGATACCGGGGGTCTGACATGAGCTAGAAGCTTGTACACCTCCCAGTTGTTCATGAAGCTCCTGTAGGAAGTACAAATAGAGAGAGGTGTCTTCAGGCCATTCCCCACAGCCAGCAGCCATGGAGATCCTGGTCTGAAGTGTTGCTCCCAGAGGGAAGTTCCATAGGGCAAACCTCTGAGGACAGAACTGGGGCAGAGCAGGGACAGGGCAGGGGCTGCAAAAGGGCCACTAGTTCATCAAACACTCCCTCAGTACTCTTCTTCAGGCACTATGCTCAGCACAAGAGACTGTCCCTTGCCTAGAGGAACTTATCATCTTGCTGGGGCTTACATATAGAAATAACAGATTATAAAAGGTTGATGCCAGGGACCACACCCCTGAGATGAACTGAGCCTCCCAGTCACCTCACAACTAATTTTCTTGGGCAGGAACTTGCTGCAGAGAGAATCAGAAAAGGAAGCAGCAGAAGCTCATGTTTTGGGCCTGGAGCCCTGGAGATCTTTGGCTTCATTCACGCCTCTGATTTCTGTAGCTAGTGAGCTTCCCGTCATCTCCTCACCGGCCTCTCAGCTTCAGGGCTTCGTCAAATTTCTTCTCATCCATGGCCTTGGTCACATCTTTGGTCTGAGGGGGGAGCACAGCGACAGTTTCAACTCCAGGGTCAGGATTCTGCATAGCTGGAACTCCATCCCACAGTCGAACTCTGCCCATCTCTGGGATTGTGACTAGATCCTGTCCATTCTACACCCCACCTTTCCTATGCCCCCAAACTTTCAcagaagtatttttgtttttcctgagttGTCTAAGTAAtgagcagcaaaagaaaagaactgaTTCTAtgctctgtttattttatttttttttttgagacggagtctcgctctgtcgcccaggctggagtgcagtggcatgatcttggctcactgcaaccccctgcctcccgggttcaagcaattcttctgcctcagcctcccaagtagctgggattataggcgtgtgcaaccacacccggctaatttttttggtatttttcaccatgttagccaggatggtctcaatctcctgaccttgtgatctgcctgcctcggcctcccaaagtgctgggattataggcatgagccaccgtgcctggcactaTGCTCTGTTTATTAGAAGTATGGGCAGAGTGGAAGAATGCTCACAGATAAATAGTATCTTCCATTCCACAGCCAGGTCCCCGGCCTTAAAGCAGCCTCTAAAGTCATGAGTAAATGAAGATCCTACAGGTAACCCAGTTAGGAAGGACTGATTCCTGCTGTGTGCTTCTCAACTACTGATTTCAGCTCTGTGGGGCAGTGCCTTCACTTTGGAGCTTTTACAGATACATTTCCAAGCAAGGCTGCAGGTAACTGGGACTCCTGAGTCTCAGAGAGAAGGAGGCCGGGAGATGGAGAGTATTTAGACCAGCCCTcagaaccaggccacacagcctaGTTCTCGCTCTCAGCCGCCATGTTCGCTCTGTGGTATCGAAGGAGTGATTCCTTCATAATAAAGGCCACCATTTCCTGAGCACTCAACATTTGCTAGGTACTGTATCACATGCTAATATAGCTTATCTCCAATCCTTACAATAACCCTCAACGTTAGCATTAGTAACCTCGTGTTGGTTCAGAGAAACATGTTCAAGATAGAAATCATAGAGACAAAAGCTACCCAGCTAGAATTTAATAATATTCTCCTGTTCTTAATAAAGTTAGGAGGAATATAGCATTATTCTTCCAATAAAGACATGATAAAAAGGTTTGAGGTTGTATATTATGAGATACTGGGTTTCATTACTAAGGAGGATGTAGAATCTCCCACCTTCCTTAGgaacattttacagatgggaacacTGAAGCTTAGTTAAGAGCTCCCATGCAAAGCCCACTGTGTTCTTTCCCCACATGTCTCTTACTATACCATCTTGCCTTTCCACCTGCTCCTATACCAGTGGCCTTAGACATAGTCTCATGCCCCTTGAGCTCCAAGGCAGGGGCTTGAGAGTGTTAAGAAAGGGGTTTAGGATCAGTACTTACCACCTGGACACATTCCATGAGGGGCAGGCGCACAGCCTGGTTACCAGAGAGGCTCACTACACAGGCTGGGGTATCTGGGGTCCCCTCCAAAAGTGCCATCACTGCTTCCACACCCATCCTGCTGCCCTGCAGGAGCCCAGAGAACAAAGACAGTCTGGCTCAGGCTGCCCCATCTTGGCTCAGCCTAGAGAGTCAGGATACTCGAGCCCTTTTCCAAATCACAAGACTGAGTCTCACAATTAAGAACTGCAGCAAAGAACTTACTGGGCTTTACCTCCCCAAACAGATTTCATCTAAAGCTTGATGACTCTGTATTCTTGCCATCGGAACCCCAAAGATTCTACTTACTTCTAGAGAAACATGCCCACTATGGTAATCAACAGGATTACTGGGGCTTAATAATATTCCCTTCTTATTGACAAAACAAGGTAGGAGATTGCTTTGCTCTTCCAGTGAAGATAGGATAAGAAGGTTTAAACTGAGTGTCTAAGGTTGGaattacatgcctgtaattccagcatttttggaggccaaggcaggcggatcacctgaggtcaggagttcaagaccagcctggctagcatggtggaaccccgtctctactaaaaatacaaaaagttagccaggcacggtggcatgtgcctgtaatcccagctactcaggaggctgaggtagaagaatcccttgaacccagaagatggagactgcagtgagccgagattgcaccactgcactctagcctgggtgatagagcaagactccatctcttaaaaaaaaaaaagaaaaaaaaaaaggctgggcccGGTAGCTTACGCCGGTAATCCCAAtgttttggaaggccgaggcaggcagatcacaaggtcaggagttcaagacctgcctggccaacatggtgaaagccccatctctactaaaaatttaaaaaattagctgggcatggtggcaggcacctgcaatcccagctactcgggaggctgaggccggagaatcccttgaacccagggggcagaggttgcagtgagctgagaccatgccactgcactccagcctgggcaacagagagagactccatctcaaaaaaaaagaaagaaagaaaaaagaaataccactATATACCTATcagaatagtaaaaaaaaaaaaaaaaaaaaaaaaaagtgacgacccccaaatgctggtgaggatgcaaacAAAACAGGTAGTTCATAAATTGCTGATGGAaattaaaatggtacagctattcTGGAAACAGTTGGGCAGTATctttgaaaaaacatttttttaagaaacaaaaaactaccaTACAACCcaattgaactcctgggcaaTTACTCtgcagaaatgaaaatttaagttcACACAAAAagctgtacacaaatgttcatagtcgCTTTATCCCTAATAGCCAAAAATTGAAAACTCAAATGTTTGAATGATTAAACAAGCTGTAATACGTCCACTCCATGGAGTACTGCTCTGCAAAAAACAGCAAACTATAGAAACAAACAACACCTTTGATAAGTATctagagaattatgctgagtggaaAAAAAAGCCAATCCTAAAGGGTTGCATATtatgcaattccatttatataatatacatgagattaaaaattacagacaaagagacagattagtggttgccagaggttaagAATGAGGAgggagggccaggcgcagtggctcacgcctgtaatcctggcattttgggaggccgaggcgggtggatcacaaggtcaggagatcgagaccatcctggctaacacggtgaaaccctgtctctactaaaaataggaaatattagccgggcgtggtccaggcgcctgtagtcccagctacttgggaggctgaggcaggagaatggcgtgaacccgggaggcggagcgtgcagtgagccaagatcgcaccattgcactccagcctgggcgacagagcgagactccgtctcaaaaaataataataataacaataataatgaggaGGGATGGGTGGGGGTAAAGTACACGTGGCTATAAAAGGACAACATGAGATATCCTGTGGTAACAGAAATGTTCTGTAGCTTGActatatcaatgtcaatatcctggtgatgatattgtactatagttaagcaagatgttaccattgaaAGAAACTGGGCAAAGGGTATGTGGGACTACCTCTGTATTATTCtgtacaactgcatgtgaatctacaattatctcaaaattcttattaaaaatatatgaaacaaaacaaaacaaaaagatattgtTCCTCACCATTGGGAAGGCATAGTCTCTCACCATTTTTGTAACAGAAGAGAACCCTCAAGTGTATGGGAATGGGTCAGTGGCCACTGCAGCCCAAAGGCTGGTGGAGAGGCAATGCGACCAGTGATGTAAGTCCCTGTCTGGTGAAGTGCAGCCCTGAGGGGGCAGGACTACAAGGTTGAGGGTTTCAAGGCATGAGGGCCACACAGCCCAGTGACTTACCAGAATTCTGTCAAAGGCTGATGGCGTCCCACCCCTCTGCACATGCCCCAAGACAGTAACCCGGGTGTCATATCCCAGACGCTTAACCACCAGCTGAAGGGACcaacagagggacagagagagggtTACGCAGAgtcaaaggaagaaaacaagcaGAGACTTGGGTAAACCATGGACAGCTCAGCCTCTTGTCTTGTAATGGTTCTTTGTGGGAGGCAATCAGGGGCAGGGACCCAGGGAGAGATGTGCAGAAGGACCAAGGGGAGAAGCAGTGTCAAGAGACTCAGAAGCCAGAAGGGAACGGGCTATGGAGTCTAAGGCCTCTCTGGCTTCATTCATACGAACATTCTTGATGTCTTCTGAGGTgattggttttccattcttgtcAATTGCACCCTCAGCCACAATGATGATGTTGAGACGAGAACCACGGGTCCTTGTCTGGTTGAGAACAAAGGGTAAAATGGTCCATGGAATCAAGCTGATGGGTGGGAAAGAGATCATCAGTGGAACAGGGTGAGGGATTTCTTAAGGGCAAAATAAAGTGCAAGTACCTCGCTGAGTCGGCGACAAAGGTGTTCCTCCCAGTCGTCATCTGGTGGACATTCAGGAATAAAAACCCAGTCGGCCCCACAGGACAGAGAGGTGACAAGGGCCAGGTATCTGAGATGAGAGTCAGAAGCATCCTGCTAGAAGTTGTACTCTACAAATAGCCTCACCCATACCCAACAAGTTCTCCTAGTCCTCATAGTTGATAAAAGGTCTGGAGAGCCTCCATTTTATTCTTGGGGCAAGGGTAAGAGCACCGGGGCCCCtcaatgagattctgtctctaacgGATACCTTCCATTTATGTTCACCTGCCACAGTGGCTTCCAGCCTCAGAGCACTACCCACTCTTTACACCAAGCACGTGCCTGAGCacgtacacacatgcatgtgtgggGATGTAACAGAGGGGGATGGAGGCCGGAAAGGGAACCACACCACAAGGAGCATGTGCACCTCCAGATCTGCTGCTACTGAGAGACCTCACTGGACTCTCTGGGGAAAAGGAAAGGGCTATCGCTAGGTCCATGGAATAAATGGGTCAGAATGAGGATCTTACCCACAGTGGCGGCCCATTACTTCTAACACAAATGTCCTCTGGTGGCTGCAAGAGATAGACATATGACACAGTCCAAGTGACCCTATGgccaagatcaagccaccacCCACATCTAGGCCAATTACCCTCTCTGGGAGATACATGTATGCTGCCAGGCCTTCTAGCAGGCTTCCTGAGACCAGGAAGACCTAGGGGAAATACTTTAGCCACAAGGTATCCTTCCTAGGCCTGAGAAAACACAGCAGTAAAAAGTGTCTAAACAGAGGCTCTGTTCCAGGGAGGAACCGggtcagggaagggaaggaaaggaaaggataagaagtgaagggagaattGGACTAACTGGAACCCTCTAGGATTACCCTGGGGTAAACTGTTACCCTTCTATCCTCCCATCCTACATTGCCTCCCCCCAGGTCCCCTTATCTCTGAGCCGTCGTGGTCATAGCAGCACCTATACTTTCTATGATATGGTTGGAAAGCGTAGCTCATGTCTGGGCTCCCTAGATTTGCCCAGTCTGAAGAATAACCATTTACCCCAATGATATGAAAGACCTCAGAGCTGCATATTTGGACAGTGGGCCAGACAGTGGCAAAAGACAAATCATATATCATTAAGGGAACAGTGCAATTTCAGTGCTCTAGATAATTTTTCGTTAAAAATAGTGTTCTAGCCCCAGAAAACTGGCCATTATAGTCACCATAGCTCAAACGCTTTAGTCTTCAGGAGCTTCTAGCCCTTTAGCCTGTCCTAGCTGCCATCTTCTTACACTGCCTACCTCCCAAATCCCCTTACCTCTGGGCAGTGGTAGTGATGGCATCTACAATTTCCATGATCCGGTGCAGGGCAGAGTCAGTGCCAATGGTCATATCGGTGCCACAGAAGTCATTGTCAATTGACCCAACCAGGCCCACAATGTTCAGGTAGCTGGACTTCGTAGCCTCCTCATCTGTGATCTTACCTGACAATGAGAAGCAAACCAGGAGCCACTGGGTGAGGTACCTGGCATGCCTAAAGAGGAGATAtctagagagagagaaactctagCCAAAAGGAATTGTAGACAATACCAGAAAAAGGAGGGCAAAGACTGCCTATTTGTGTCTGGGTAACATTTTTCTCCAATGGGAGGTAAAAGCAGGGCGGGGgcgatgtgtgtgtgtacacgcgtGCATGTACCGACACAAATAAGCAATACTGATGTGAAAACTCTCTTACCTGCTTTCTGGAGGTCACTCAACAAGTCACTCCACTCAGAACGGAAGGTGTCAGCCCCAGTGAGGCTGCCATCACCCCCAATGACACAGAGATTGGTGATCCCACGCTTCACCAGGTTGTAGGCAGCTCGGAGTCGTCCTTCTCGTTCCCGAAAGTCCTTGCACCGGGCACTTCCAATCACCGTGCCTCCCTTTGGAAGAGGTAGAAGTCAGCTCCCCAGAGACAGGGCTCAACATGCTGAGATATCCCCTATTCCAATGCTGTGATGGCCTAACATAACCATGTGACTCCCTAGAAAGTTCCTTGACATCCTTAAGAGTGATCTGTCCCCTccaaaggaaagggaaatgatgCTGGCTGAGGCATCATAGGGTCATTCCCATATTTTGCTACACATCTGAGAAGACTGCTAAGAACTCTTTTCATTGAAGGCTTTGTCATCCATGACTATCCTAAAGAGAACAAGTGAATACATACATGTCTGTTGGCTTCTCAAATAATCTCCAACTTTCACATCTTAGAAGCAGTGACTTCAGTCTTTAGAAATTCTCCCTAATGGCCTGACATTACTGGATTGTGTCCAAATTATTATTAGGAGTTCATCCCAATGTGTTTTGTAGTATTTTTCCTCTCTCTACACTGAGATTTCTAACTGTACCCAGGTACTGCCAATCCTTTCCCCTTAGCTCCTTGCAATCCATGGTGCCAGCAGCAGAAGCTGCAATATCCAGGTATTCACAGGAAAAATAGCTCTAGGTAAAGAAAGCCTTATAGATACCCCAAGAGAGGTATCTATAAGTCCCTGGGAAATTAAGGCTTTATATCCCTGAGAGAAAGTATACTTACCTGAGAGAGGTAAGTATACTTAGGTTTTCATATCATATGTACTCCTGGGCAGCCATGACTTTGGGATACTGGTGGAGAATTCTGGCTCATTCTCAGACCACTTTATGGCAGGCACCATTACTTAGCACCTAGGTAGAGCCTTCACTAGACACTGCATATTAAATTTTTGCCCATGGATTTTTAGGGAACTGAGCTGAAAAAAGGGGGATACAAATGTAATTTACAAATTTTCAGTAAACCAGCAAATGATTATATTTCTCTCACTCACTGTGGGCTAGCCCACAGTGGATACACATGAGAAGCCTAAAACAACATGGAGCAAGTAGCATAAAGGACTGTGGAAATCCTCAGGATACTCTTAGGATTTTTTTGAGACTCCGAAAGGCTGTCTCAGTTCCTTCGTCCTTTAAGTGGTCTGGTTTCAGGTCACCTCATCTCCATCACATGAGGACTGGCAGATTTCAGCTCCACTTCTGGCTCTGGCTCCAGTCCTCTGGTAAGGTTATTTTCAGGGCCAGACCTTCCCTGTGACCCTAGAGTAAGACCTGCTTATGTGTCAGTCCCCATAGTCTTGTTTATGACCTTTCCATAAAGAGCAAAGCATCCTGTGATCACTCCTccaccctctccctgccccaggaAACCAGGGTGGTATTTTCAAATGCTAAGAGTAAAGGGCAAATAGGGTCCCTCTCTTGTCACTGAATTCCTTCCCATGAAACCATATGACAGGGAATTTGGGAGACCGTAAGCCCAAACCAGAGTGGGATGAAACAAGGACAGAGCAAATATGGGACAGGGAGTTCTCTGGAACATACCAGCTGAAGCATCATCGAAACGCTCTCCCAGGTGGCTTCCTTGATGTGATCTCCACCATCCACCAGGCCTTGATAACCCTGTGTGACACATTATACCTGTTCAGCCCATTAGGCTTCTCTATAAATTCCCAAGATTAAGACAGGATCCCTGGGAAGAGATTCTCTGAGAATCAAGCCACCTCCTCCCATTAGTGAGTCCTGGATGCTCGTGAGACTATCATATTTAACACAGTCCAAAGAAGGAGGCATCAACTTTTGCAATACTCTCTTCTAGTTTCTCCCATTTTTGAAATACTGGGATGTGGATATCCTTCCTAATAGTTAATCTTAATTCTTATTTTTGGCTCATCCTATCTCCTCCAACCTGCTTCCCAGGGGACCAATGATAACAGATGGTCTTGATAACCatggagaaaaggagaaggggaagttggtgggagggaaggaaagaaatgcGACTTGCTctaaaagattataaaatctGATACAAGAAAGCAGGTGGACCTTATAAAAAGAAGAGTGGGTGAAGCATGAGAGGGTACTGGGAGAAGGGTGCAAAAGAAGATTTGAGAACCTCAGAAAGTTATGCAAACTACAGAAATGCAGCAAGGCTCTTCTCTCCTGGGGCTCTTCCCCTGGATATACTAAATTTGCTGTAAATACCAcccatttccatttctttctctgttttgagGGAGATAAAAGGAGGACTGAGAGttactttttcctttaaattgaACAGGCAACATGAAGACCCAGTTTGTAGATGCTCAGGTCCCACCATCACTATTGGAGTCAAGTAGGAAAGAGTGACTCATGAAGCTACGGAGTCAAGGAAAATCAAACACAGCAATGTAACTAACTGGGAGGTAAGGACACAGAATGTGGGAAGGGGATAGAAGGCAGATTTAgaagaggacagagaaagaatGATGAAGAACAAAGTACAGAACCAACCTCATGGACAAAGAAGACACGGGCACCGGTGAAGATACCAACTCGAACCACAGCCCTGACAGCAGCATTCATACCTGAAAGGAGGGACAAAAGAAGTCACGGAGAGGTTGCTCCTAAGAAAAGGCGCCCTGGAATCCAGAGATATTACATTTGGCTAAAGATAACGAATCAGTACTTTATTTAGTCTTTTCTCTGAATCTAGAATAATCCTCTCATCAAAGTCTTCTGGCCTCCCCACTCCCAATTACTGCAGTCAATGTTACTGGAGCTTCAGATAATCTGCATTCATTGCTCCTCAAGCCCCCCCAAAATCCTGCCTTTCCCAAGACCTTTCCTTCATAGGACCATCTGGgaaacaataacaacaagaaTAACGCATTTTCTTGAATGTGTATTGTGGGCTAGACACTGCCAAGAGCTTGTCAAACATCATCTTATTTAATGCTGTTAACAATCCTGGAattgtctccattttaaagatttgGAAACTGAAACTCAAAAAGGTCAAGGGGCACAAAGCTAGTACTTTTAGAAAGTTCAGATTAGAATTCAAGTTCTCAGATGCCTAAGTTAACATTATTAGCCTCCATGGCTTGTCCTACTAATGTCAATGGCTGTACTAGGTTTTTCCTTGCTTTCTGCACTGAATCGAGACATCAGCTTTTAGTTGGCATTTCAGGACAAAGACATGACTCTATATGGTTCAGTAACCTGGCAAGTCACAGTCTATTCACAAGTTCACAGTATATCTGTTACTAGACAGCTGATTCTCTcagtctacacacacacacaccccttttttGTGTCACTTGAGTTGGTCTATGTTCCAATGTGTGCCACACAGTTGTGATTTACTAGTTATCACACTGCCAGAAGAGGCTGTGACCAAGTGTGCAGGAAGAATTGGTGGGGACTCTATTCTCTCACTGCGTTCTCCTGGCATTTCCTCaattagtcaacaaatatttgctagtCTCTTCCTGTGGCCCTGTATATAAGATGTTTATGGGGAACTCAAAAAGTATACTGTAAATCATTCTCTCTCCGCTTCTACTGGAAGAAAAACTTAGAACTAGGGCTggacacggtagctcatgcctgtaatctcagtactttgggaggtcaagctgggaagactgcttgagcctaggagtttgagaccagcctgggcaacatagcaagactccatctgtaaaaaaaaaaaaaaacagaaataaaattaagacaaaacaaaacaaaaacttaggaCTAAAATAGAGAGGCAATCCTTTTCCCTTTTTCACAGATGATATTATCCCTCTCCTAGTAGCTGCTCAGTGAAAAG
The Pan troglodytes isolate AG18354 chromosome 10, NHGRI_mPanTro3-v2.0_pri, whole genome shotgun sequence genome window above contains:
- the PFKM gene encoding ATP-dependent 6-phosphofructokinase, muscle type isoform X7, with the translated sequence MTHEEHHAAKTLGIGKAIAVLTSGGDAQGMNAAVRAVVRVGIFTGARVFFVHEGYQGLVDGGDHIKEATWESVSMMLQLGGTVIGSARCKDFREREGRLRAAYNLVKRGITNLCVIGGDGSLTGADTFRSEWSDLLSDLQKAGKITDEEATKSSYLNIVGLVGSIDNDFCGTDMTIGTDSALHRIMEIVDAITTTAQSHQRTFVLEVMGRHCGYLALVTSLSCGADWVFIPECPPDDDWEEHLCRRLSETRTRGSRLNIIIVAEGAIDKNGKPITSEDIKNLVVKRLGYDTRVTVLGHVQRGGTPSAFDRILGSRMGVEAVMALLEGTPDTPACVVSLSGNQAVRLPLMECVQVTKDVTKAMDEKKFDEALKLRGRSFMNNWEVYKLLAHVRPPVSKSGSHTVAVMNVGAPAAGMNAAVRSTVRIGLIQGNRVLVVHDGFEGLAKGQIEEAGWSYVGGWTGQGGSKLGTKRTLPKKSFEQISANITKFNIQGLVIIGGFEAYTGGLELMEGRKQFDELCIPFVVIPATVSNNVPGSDFSVGADTALNTICTTCDRIKQSAAGTKRRVFIIETMGGYCGYLATMAGLAAGADAAYIFEEPFTIRDLQANVEHLVQKMKTTVKRGLVLRNEKCNENYTTDFIFNLYSEEGKGIFDSRKNVLGHMQQGGSPTPFDRNFATKMGAKAMNWMSGKIKESYRNGRIFANTPDSGCVLGMRKRALVFQPVAELKDQTDFEHRIPKEQWWLKLRPILKILAKYEIDLDTSDHAHLEHITRKRSGEAAV
- the PFKM gene encoding ATP-dependent 6-phosphofructokinase, muscle type isoform X1; its protein translation is MKPVPQKAELPGENSSPQRRPCSGGKAPESQPAFPQVRLGAGMGPAVTAGRRSLRGPGERDQKERPQEAAMHKDEFHLKFFMCVIQSRQLVRTPQRTAGEASTSSMLIPKPPPKTDILKSLDTMDDPDTVGSIPVFKTEWIMTHEEHHAAKTLGIGKAIAVLTSGGDAQGMNAAVRAVVRVGIFTGARVFFVHEGYQGLVDGGDHIKEATWESVSMMLQLGGTVIGSARCKDFREREGRLRAAYNLVKRGITNLCVIGGDGSLTGADTFRSEWSDLLSDLQKAGKITDEEATKSSYLNIVGLVGSIDNDFCGTDMTIGTDSALHRIMEIVDAITTTAQSHQRTFVLEVMGRHCGYLALVTSLSCGADWVFIPECPPDDDWEEHLCRRLSETRTRGSRLNIIIVAEGAIDKNGKPITSEDIKNLVVKRLGYDTRVTVLGHVQRGGTPSAFDRILGSRMGVEAVMALLEGTPDTPACVVSLSGNQAVRLPLMECVQVTKDVTKAMDEKKFDEALKLRGRSFMNNWEVYKLLAHVRPPVSKSGSHTVAVMNVGAPAAGMNAAVRSTVRIGLIQGNRVLVVHDGFEGLAKGQIEEAGWSYVGGWTGQGGSKLGTKRTLPKKSFEQISANITKFNIQGLVIIGGFEAYTGGLELMEGRKQFDELCIPFVVIPATVSNNVPGSDFSVGADTALNTICTTCDRIKQSAAGTKRRVFIIETMGGYCGYLATMAGLAAGADAAYIFEEPFTIRDLQANVEHLVQKMKTTVKRGLVLRNEKCNENYTTDFIFNLYSEEGKGIFDSRKNVLGHMQQGGSPTPFDRNFATKMGAKAMNWMSGKIKESYRNGRIFANTPDSGCVLGMRKRALVFQPVAELKDQTDFEHRIPKEQWWLKLRPILKILAKYEIDLDTSDHAHLEHITRKRSGEAAV